From Pseudorca crassidens isolate mPseCra1 chromosome 7, mPseCra1.hap1, whole genome shotgun sequence, a single genomic window includes:
- the TNFSF8 gene encoding tumor necrosis factor ligand superfamily member 8, with protein MDAGLQRALNPLAPSQDTAMHVPAGSVTSHLGTTSRSYFYFTTASLALCLVFAVATIMVLVVQKTDSIPNPPGKFHLKGGNCSEDISCILERAAFKKSWAYLQVSKHINKTKLSWNKDGITHGVRYQDGNLVIQFPGWYFIICQLQFLVKCPEHSVDLKLELLINRDVKKQTLVTVCESGVQTKNIYQNLSQFLLEHLQVNATISVKVDKFQYVDTNTFPLENVLSIFLYSSSD; from the exons ATGGACGCAGGGCTGCAGCGAGCACTCAACCCACTGGCCCCTTCTCAAGACACAGCCATGCATGTGCCCGCAGGCTCCGTCACCAGCCACTTGGGAACCACTAGCCGCAGTTACTTCTATTTCACCACGGCCTCACTGGCTCTGTGTCTCGTCTTTGCTGTGGCAACCATTATGGTGCTGGTAGTTCAGAAGACG gaCTCCATTCCCAACCCGCCGGGCAAATTCCACCTTAAAGGAG GGAATTGTTCAGAGGACATCTCATGTATCCTGGAAAGGGCTGCATTCAAGAAGTCATGGGCCTACCTCCAAG TGTCAAAGCATATAAACAAAACCAAGTTGTCTTGGAACAAAGATGGCATTACCCATGGAGTCAGATATCAGGATGGGAATCTGGTGATCCAGTTCCCAGGTTGGTACTTCATCATTTGCCAACTGCAATTTCTTGTGAAATGCCCAGAACATTCTGTCGACCTGAAGCTGGAGCTTCTCATCAACAGAGATGTCAAAAAACAGACACTGGTGACAGTGTGTGAGTCTGGAGTGCAAACCAAAAACATATACCAGAACCTCTCTCAGTTCTTGCTGGAGCACCTCCAGGTCAACGCCACCATATCAGTCAAGGTGGATAAATTCCAGTATGTGGATACAAACACCTTTCCTCTTGAGAATGTGTTGTCCATCTTCTTATACAGTAGTTCAGACTGA